Proteins found in one Bacillus subtilis subsp. subtilis str. 168 genomic segment:
- the mraY gene encoding phospho-N-acetylmuramoyl-pentapeptide undecaprenyl phosphate (C55P) transferase (Evidence 1a: Function from experimental evidences in the studied strain; PubMedId: 12682299, 15131133, 15849754, 16850406, 9592129, 24895118, 26620564, 27312048; Product type e: enzyme), translating to MLEQVILFTILMGFLISVLLSPILIPFLRRLKFGQSIREEGPKSHQKKSGTPTMGGVMIILSIIVTTIVMTQKFSEISPEMVLLLFVTLGYGLLGFLDDYIKVVMKRNLGLTSKQKLIGQIIIAVVFYAVYHYYNFATDIRIPGTDLSFDLGWAYFILVLFMLVGGSNAVNLTDGLDGLLSGTAAIAFGAFAILAWNQSQYDVAIFSVAVVGAVLGFLVFNAHPAKVFMGDTGSLALGGAIVTIAILTKLEILLVIIGGVFVIETLSVILQVISFKTTGKRIFKMSPLHHHYELVGWSEWRVVVTFWAAGLLLAVLGIYIEVWL from the coding sequence ATGCTTGAGCAAGTCATTCTGTTTACAATTTTAATGGGGTTTTTAATTAGTGTTCTGCTCTCTCCGATTCTTATTCCGTTTTTAAGAAGATTAAAATTCGGCCAGAGTATTAGAGAAGAAGGACCGAAATCACATCAGAAAAAATCAGGGACACCGACAATGGGCGGGGTCATGATCATACTTTCTATCATAGTGACAACAATTGTTATGACACAGAAGTTTTCAGAAATAAGCCCCGAAATGGTGCTGCTTCTGTTTGTTACGCTAGGCTACGGTTTGCTTGGCTTTTTAGATGATTACATCAAGGTTGTCATGAAGCGCAATCTTGGATTGACATCAAAGCAAAAGCTGATCGGACAAATTATTATTGCGGTTGTATTTTACGCCGTGTATCATTACTACAATTTTGCGACGGATATTCGCATTCCTGGAACTGACTTATCATTTGATCTTGGCTGGGCTTACTTTATCCTTGTGCTCTTTATGCTAGTCGGCGGATCAAACGCAGTTAACCTGACTGACGGCCTTGACGGGTTATTATCCGGTACTGCGGCGATTGCCTTTGGCGCCTTTGCCATTCTGGCATGGAATCAGTCTCAATATGACGTAGCGATTTTCTCAGTTGCCGTTGTCGGTGCAGTTCTGGGCTTCCTTGTATTTAATGCTCATCCGGCCAAAGTTTTTATGGGAGATACGGGATCGCTTGCATTGGGAGGAGCCATCGTTACCATTGCCATTTTAACGAAATTAGAGATCCTGCTGGTTATCATCGGCGGTGTATTCGTTATCGAGACATTATCCGTTATTTTGCAGGTCATCAGCTTTAAAACGACAGGTAAACGAATCTTTAAAATGAGTCCGCTTCATCACCATTATGAGCTTGTCGGCTGGTCTGAATGGAGAGTAGTCGTGACGTTTTGGGCTGCGGGACTTTTGCTTGCCGTTTTAGGAATTTACATCGAGGTGTGGTTATAA
- the murD gene encoding UDP-N-acetylmuramoylalanyl-D-glutamate ligase (Evidence 2a: Function from experimental evidences in other organisms; PubMedId: 1765076, 9218784, 10966819; Product type e: enzyme) gives MENDQFLQKQHFLILGLAKSGYAAASILHEKGIYVAVNDQKPFEENEPAQKLSEKGIEVVCGEHPVSLFDQHQITILIKNPGIPYENIMVQEAEKRGIPVWTEIELAYYLTSAKFIGITGSNGKTTTTTLIYEMLKADSQKALIAGNIGTVASEVAYHADGDEWIVTELSSFQLMGTHAFRPEISLILNVFDAHLDYHHTRENYEKAKQKVYLHQTASDKAIVNQDDETVVRLAEAGKAEIVPFSVSKTLEQGAYVKDSMIMFNGEAILPLEEVVLPGAHNLENILAAIAVVKTAGASNEAVKKVLTSFTGVKHRLQYVTTVNGRKFYNDSKATNILATSKALSAFDKPVILLAGGLDRGNGFDDLKPYMKHVKAVLTFGQTAPKLEKLGNELGIQHVKRVDNVEQAVSAAFALSNEGDVILLSPACASWDQFKTFEERGDMFIDAVHMLK, from the coding sequence GTGGAAAATGATCAATTTTTACAGAAACAGCATTTTTTAATCCTTGGGCTTGCGAAAAGCGGATATGCGGCGGCCTCCATTCTTCATGAAAAAGGCATTTATGTTGCAGTCAATGATCAAAAGCCTTTTGAAGAAAATGAACCGGCACAAAAGCTTTCTGAAAAAGGAATCGAAGTTGTTTGCGGAGAGCATCCAGTTTCTCTGTTCGATCAGCATCAAATCACGATTCTGATCAAAAACCCGGGAATTCCTTATGAAAATATCATGGTTCAGGAAGCAGAGAAACGAGGTATTCCGGTTTGGACGGAAATTGAGCTCGCTTACTACCTGACCAGCGCCAAGTTTATCGGGATTACCGGATCGAACGGTAAAACGACCACGACAACGCTAATTTACGAAATGCTCAAGGCTGACTCGCAAAAAGCACTGATTGCCGGAAACATCGGCACAGTCGCAAGTGAGGTTGCCTATCATGCTGATGGAGATGAATGGATCGTTACCGAACTGTCTTCGTTTCAGCTGATGGGAACACACGCTTTCAGACCGGAAATCAGCCTGATTTTAAATGTATTTGACGCCCATCTGGATTATCACCATACGCGCGAAAACTATGAAAAAGCGAAACAGAAAGTGTACCTTCATCAGACTGCTTCAGATAAAGCTATTGTCAACCAGGATGATGAAACCGTCGTGCGTCTTGCTGAAGCCGGAAAAGCCGAAATCGTCCCATTTTCAGTCAGCAAAACGCTTGAACAGGGCGCATATGTAAAAGACAGTATGATTATGTTTAACGGCGAAGCCATTCTTCCTCTGGAAGAGGTTGTACTGCCCGGTGCTCATAACCTGGAGAACATTTTAGCAGCTATTGCAGTTGTGAAAACGGCAGGAGCATCCAATGAGGCGGTTAAAAAGGTGCTGACAAGCTTTACTGGTGTGAAGCACCGCCTCCAATATGTCACAACTGTGAATGGCCGCAAATTTTATAACGACAGTAAAGCAACAAACATTCTGGCGACAAGCAAGGCGCTTTCAGCTTTTGATAAGCCGGTCATTCTGCTTGCGGGCGGACTGGATCGCGGAAATGGTTTTGATGACTTGAAACCTTATATGAAGCATGTCAAAGCAGTGCTTACATTTGGCCAGACGGCGCCAAAACTCGAGAAACTCGGCAATGAACTGGGAATACAACATGTCAAACGTGTCGATAATGTTGAACAAGCAGTATCTGCGGCGTTTGCGCTCTCAAATGAAGGAGATGTCATCCTGCTGTCACCCGCGTGTGCGAGCTGGGATCAATTCAAAACATTTGAAGAACGCGGTGACATGTTTATAGATGCCGTGCATATGCTTAAGTAA
- the spoVE gene encoding factor for spore cortex peptidoglycan synthesis (stage V sporulation) (Evidence 1a: Function from experimental evidences in the studied strain; PubMedId: 2509435, 9622350, 15849754, 16484183, 16850406, 27312048; Product type cp : cell process) — MTTKKTSPDLLLVIITLLLLTIGLIMVYSASAVWADYKFDDSFFFAKRQLLFAGIGVIAMFFIMNVDYWTWRTWSKLLMVICFFLLVLVLIPGVGMVRNGSRSWIGVGAFSIQPSEFMKLAMIAFLAKFLSEKQKNITSFRRGFVPALGIVFSAFLIIMCQPDLGTGTVMVGTCIVMIFVAGARIAHFVFLGLIGLSGFVGLVLSAPYRIKRITSYLNPWEDPLGSGFQIIQSLYAVGPGGLFGMGLGQSRQKFFYLPEPQTDFIFAILSEELGFIGGTLILLLFSVLLWRGIRIALGAPDLYGSFVAVGIISMIAIQVMINIGVVTGLIPVTGITLPFLSYGGSSLTLMLMAVGVLLNVSRYSRY, encoded by the coding sequence TTGACTACTAAAAAAACATCGCCTGATTTGTTATTGGTCATCATTACGTTATTATTATTAACAATCGGATTAATTATGGTGTACAGTGCGAGTGCGGTATGGGCGGATTATAAATTTGACGACTCATTCTTTTTCGCGAAACGGCAGCTTTTGTTTGCGGGAATCGGCGTCATTGCTATGTTTTTTATCATGAATGTTGATTATTGGACTTGGAGGACATGGTCCAAATTGCTGATGGTTATCTGCTTTTTCCTTCTGGTGCTTGTTTTGATACCGGGCGTCGGAATGGTGCGGAACGGTTCAAGAAGCTGGATCGGAGTCGGAGCATTCAGCATACAGCCTTCAGAGTTTATGAAGCTTGCGATGATTGCATTCCTTGCTAAATTTCTCTCTGAAAAACAAAAAAACATCACATCGTTCAGACGGGGGTTCGTCCCTGCACTTGGCATCGTGTTTTCAGCATTTTTGATTATCATGTGCCAGCCTGACCTCGGAACGGGGACAGTTATGGTCGGAACTTGTATTGTCATGATTTTTGTAGCCGGCGCACGGATCGCCCATTTCGTCTTTCTCGGGCTGATCGGCCTCAGCGGATTTGTCGGGCTCGTACTATCGGCTCCATATCGGATAAAGCGGATTACCTCATACTTAAATCCATGGGAAGACCCGCTCGGAAGCGGATTTCAGATCATTCAATCGCTTTATGCAGTGGGGCCCGGCGGGTTGTTCGGAATGGGGCTCGGACAAAGCAGACAGAAGTTCTTTTATCTGCCTGAGCCGCAAACAGACTTTATTTTCGCCATCTTGTCAGAGGAGCTGGGCTTTATCGGGGGAACACTTATTTTGCTCCTCTTCAGCGTCCTGCTGTGGAGAGGAATCAGAATTGCGCTTGGTGCGCCTGATCTGTACGGAAGCTTTGTCGCAGTCGGCATTATTTCAATGATTGCCATTCAAGTCATGATAAATATCGGCGTAGTCACGGGCCTGATTCCTGTAACAGGCATCACGCTCCCGTTTCTGAGCTACGGAGGCTCTTCATTGACTCTAATGCTGATGGCAGTTGGTGTGCTGCTGAATGTAAGCCGCTACTCGAGGTATTAA
- the murG gene encoding UDP-N-acetylglucosamine-N-acetylmuramyl-(pentapeptide)pyrophosphoryl-undecaprenol N-acetylglucosamine transferase (Evidence 1a: Function from experimental evidences in the studied strain; PubMedId: 9244290, 11042447, 12538870, 12682299, 12813070; Product type e: enzyme): MRIAISGGGTGGHIYPALAFIKEVQRRHPNVEFLYIGTENGLEKKIVERENIPFRSIEITGFKRKLSFENVKTVMRFLKGVKKSKSYLAEFKPDAVIGTGGYVCGPVVYAAAKMGIPTIVHEQNSLPGITNKFLSKYVNKVAICFEEAKSHFPSEKVVFTGNPRASEVVSIKTGRSLAEFGLSEDKKTVLIFGGSRGAAPINRAVIDMQDVLKTRDYQVLYITGEVHYEKVMNELKSKGAADNMVTKPFLHQMPEYLKAIDVIVARAGATTIAEITALGIPSVLIPSPYVTANHQEVNARSLGQHDAAIVLKETELSGEKLIEALDRIVLNEQTLKEMSERTKSLGVPDAAARLYSVLEELKK; encoded by the coding sequence ATGCGAATTGCAATAAGCGGAGGCGGTACAGGGGGACATATTTATCCTGCTCTTGCTTTTATTAAAGAAGTGCAAAGACGTCATCCTAATGTGGAATTTTTATATATCGGAACAGAAAACGGGCTGGAGAAAAAAATTGTTGAGCGGGAGAATATACCGTTTCGTTCAATTGAAATTACAGGATTTAAAAGAAAATTGTCATTTGAAAATGTCAAGACTGTGATGCGTTTTCTGAAGGGCGTCAAAAAGAGTAAATCGTATTTAGCGGAATTTAAGCCCGATGCCGTAATTGGAACGGGCGGTTATGTATGTGGGCCGGTTGTCTATGCCGCTGCGAAAATGGGAATTCCGACTATTGTCCACGAACAAAACAGCCTGCCGGGCATCACGAATAAGTTTCTTTCAAAATATGTTAATAAAGTAGCGATTTGTTTTGAAGAAGCGAAATCACATTTTCCTAGCGAGAAAGTTGTATTTACGGGAAACCCGAGAGCCTCTGAAGTCGTCTCAATAAAGACGGGACGATCATTGGCTGAATTTGGGCTTTCTGAAGACAAAAAAACGGTCTTAATTTTCGGCGGAAGCCGAGGCGCTGCACCGATTAACCGCGCTGTCATTGACATGCAGGATGTGCTGAAAACAAGAGACTATCAAGTGCTGTATATCACCGGTGAAGTTCACTATGAAAAAGTAATGAATGAGCTGAAAAGCAAGGGTGCCGCTGATAATATGGTCACAAAGCCGTTTCTTCATCAAATGCCTGAGTATTTAAAGGCCATTGATGTCATTGTGGCCAGAGCCGGTGCGACAACGATTGCCGAAATTACTGCTCTCGGAATCCCAAGTGTTCTGATCCCAAGTCCATATGTGACAGCGAATCACCAGGAGGTCAATGCGAGGTCTCTTGGCCAGCATGATGCGGCGATTGTACTGAAAGAAACAGAGCTCAGCGGGGAGAAGCTGATTGAAGCGCTAGACCGGATTGTACTGAATGAGCAAACGTTAAAGGAAATGAGCGAACGAACAAAGTCACTCGGTGTTCCTGACGCGGCTGCCCGTTTATACAGCGTACTCGAGGAATTAAAAAAATAG
- the murB gene encoding UDP-N-acetylenolpyruvoylglucosamine reductase (Evidence 2a: Function from experimental evidences in other organisms; PubMedId: 11327854, 12682299, 16484183, 22720735; Product type e: enzyme), which yields MEKVIQELKEREVGKVLANEPLANHTTMKIGGPADVLVIPSSVDAVKDIMDVIKKYDVKWTVIGRGSNLLVLDEGIRGVVIKLGAGLDHLELEGEQVTVGGGYSVVRLATSLSKKGLSGLEFAAGIPGSVGGAVYMNAGAHGSDMSEILVKAHILFEDGTIEWLTNEQMDFSYRTSVLQKKRPGVCLEAVLQLEQKDKESIVQQMQSNKDYRKNTQPYSSPCAGSIFRNPLPNHAGNLVEKAGLKGYQIGGAKISEMHGNFIVNAGGASAKDVLDLIDHVKKTIREKYEIDMHTEVEIIGGNR from the coding sequence ATGGAGAAAGTGATACAGGAATTAAAAGAACGAGAAGTCGGCAAGGTTCTTGCAAATGAACCGCTCGCGAATCATACAACGATGAAAATCGGCGGACCTGCGGATGTATTGGTCATTCCAAGCAGTGTGGATGCTGTTAAAGACATCATGGACGTGATTAAAAAATATGATGTGAAGTGGACAGTCATCGGCCGCGGATCAAATCTTCTTGTTTTAGATGAAGGAATTAGAGGCGTAGTGATCAAGCTGGGGGCGGGTCTTGACCATTTGGAGCTTGAAGGGGAACAAGTAACAGTCGGAGGCGGTTATTCGGTGGTCCGCCTTGCTACATCATTGAGCAAAAAAGGCCTGTCCGGTTTGGAATTTGCTGCCGGCATTCCAGGATCAGTCGGCGGAGCGGTTTATATGAATGCCGGCGCTCACGGTTCTGATATGAGCGAGATCCTCGTCAAAGCGCATATTTTATTTGAAGACGGAACGATTGAGTGGCTGACAAATGAGCAGATGGATTTCAGCTACAGGACATCTGTACTGCAAAAGAAACGCCCGGGCGTTTGCCTTGAAGCTGTTTTGCAGCTTGAGCAGAAGGATAAGGAATCAATCGTTCAGCAAATGCAAAGCAATAAAGACTATAGAAAAAATACACAGCCGTATTCAAGCCCTTGTGCGGGAAGCATATTCAGAAATCCGCTTCCGAATCATGCCGGGAACCTTGTAGAAAAAGCAGGCTTGAAAGGATATCAAATCGGCGGTGCAAAGATATCGGAGATGCACGGAAACTTCATCGTCAATGCGGGGGGAGCATCAGCAAAAGATGTGCTTGATCTCATTGACCATGTGAAAAAGACAATCCGTGAAAAATACGAGATTGATATGCACACAGAGGTTGAAATCATCGGCGGAAATCGCTGA
- the divIB gene encoding cell-division initiation protein (Evidence 1a: Function from experimental evidences in the studied strain; PubMedId: 10852898, 12682299, 15659156, 16618922, 16936019, 16936026, 20460179, 20870765; Product type cp: cell process), with product MNPGQDREKIVNIEERIPKIKEQRKQKANRRLISFIMLFFIMVLIIVYLQTPISKVSTISVTGNENVSKKEIIDLSDINSGDTEFWSLDKQKTEKKIQQNKLVKKAEISKSLPNKINIAIEEYKAIAYLEKDDVYYEVLENGSVLPNEVTPDDAGPILVNWTNAKKRSQMAKQLDALSNSLKQSISEIYYTPVKMDENRIKLYMNDGYVVTASIKTFADRMKTYPSIISQLSSNKKGIIHLEVATYFEEFGKNDKAAKKEDEN from the coding sequence ATGAACCCGGGTCAAGACCGAGAAAAAATCGTTAACATTGAAGAGCGGATCCCTAAAATTAAAGAGCAGAGGAAACAAAAGGCAAACCGCCGTCTCATTTCATTTATTATGCTCTTTTTTATTATGGTGCTGATCATTGTGTACCTGCAAACACCAATCAGTAAAGTATCAACAATCTCTGTTACAGGGAATGAAAATGTATCAAAAAAGGAAATTATCGACCTTTCCGATATTAACAGCGGAGATACTGAGTTTTGGAGTTTGGACAAGCAAAAAACAGAAAAGAAGATTCAGCAAAATAAATTAGTGAAAAAAGCGGAGATCAGCAAATCGCTTCCTAATAAAATCAACATTGCAATCGAAGAATATAAAGCGATTGCTTATTTAGAAAAAGACGATGTGTACTATGAAGTGCTTGAAAACGGCTCAGTTCTGCCAAACGAAGTAACGCCGGATGATGCCGGACCGATTTTAGTGAATTGGACAAACGCGAAGAAGCGGTCTCAAATGGCCAAGCAGCTCGATGCGTTGTCAAATTCGTTAAAACAGTCGATTTCAGAAATTTATTATACGCCTGTAAAAATGGATGAAAACCGTATTAAGTTGTACATGAACGACGGTTATGTTGTTACGGCATCTATTAAAACGTTTGCAGACCGAATGAAGACGTATCCTTCTATCATCTCACAGCTAAGCAGCAATAAAAAAGGAATCATTCATTTAGAAGTTGCCACCTATTTTGAAGAGTTTGGGAAAAACGATAAAGCTGCTAAAAAGGAAGATGAAAATTGA
- the ylxW gene encoding hypothetical protein (Evidence 4: Unknown function but conserved in other organisms; PubMedId: 16484183), which translates to MRGKSAVLLSLIMLIAGFLISFSFQMTKENNKSAAETEEWKKEYALRDELLKQEKENKKFEKELYQKQNKVRQAENKLKKEKSEYYNVLEDTEKYRMYIGEVGVQGEGVEVTLEDASYIPEGENVNSYIVHESHIFQVVNELYISGAAAVAVNGQRLTHDSYIKCNGPVVTVDGVQHPAPFTVSAIGDPDVLLPSLNIAGGLIDQLSMDHISVSAEKEKNVQMKPILKTKE; encoded by the coding sequence TTGAGGGGCAAATCAGCAGTCCTTCTTTCCTTGATTATGCTTATCGCAGGTTTTTTGATTTCATTTTCTTTTCAAATGACAAAAGAAAACAACAAAAGCGCGGCTGAGACGGAAGAGTGGAAAAAAGAATATGCGCTGAGAGATGAACTGCTGAAACAAGAGAAAGAAAATAAGAAGTTTGAAAAAGAATTATATCAAAAGCAAAACAAAGTCCGCCAGGCGGAAAATAAGCTGAAGAAAGAGAAGTCGGAATACTATAATGTCCTCGAAGATACAGAAAAATACAGGATGTATATTGGGGAAGTCGGTGTGCAGGGAGAAGGCGTTGAGGTGACATTGGAAGATGCGTCATACATACCGGAAGGGGAGAATGTGAATAGTTACATCGTTCACGAAAGCCATATCTTCCAAGTAGTAAACGAACTGTATATCTCAGGAGCGGCAGCTGTCGCCGTTAATGGACAGCGTTTGACGCATGATTCGTATATCAAATGCAATGGTCCTGTGGTAACGGTAGACGGGGTGCAGCATCCCGCTCCGTTTACGGTATCCGCTATTGGAGATCCAGATGTCCTGCTGCCCTCGTTAAATATCGCTGGAGGCCTAATTGATCAGCTGTCAATGGATCATATTTCTGTGTCGGCAGAAAAAGAGAAAAACGTACAAATGAAACCGATTCTGAAAACGAAGGAATGA
- the ylxX gene encoding hypothetical protein (Evidence 4: Unknown function but conserved in other organisms; PubMedId: 16484183, 18179421): MKIKRSFISISVLMVIFGLMISVQFNSLKHPKVRDTRDMWDIREELTSEQKKQEKLLAEINKYDKLLNSYSQTKEMTKETALNNTLQSLKKTAGMTDITGSGIVITISPLFSESLTGEPIENPPPDLLKKLINELNSYGAEHISINERRVVNHTVIRDINGTTKIDGYALDDYPLTVKVLAKDPDMLHSRVKGSGLEDLFASENLALKAGKSESKLTLKAYDRPLDVQQLKLLKD, encoded by the coding sequence TTGAAAATAAAGCGTTCCTTCATAAGCATCAGTGTTCTTATGGTCATCTTCGGCCTGATGATATCTGTTCAGTTTAATTCGTTAAAGCACCCCAAAGTCCGGGATACAAGAGATATGTGGGATATTAGGGAAGAGCTGACATCAGAGCAGAAGAAGCAGGAAAAGCTGCTGGCTGAAATAAACAAATATGACAAATTGCTGAATAGCTATTCGCAAACGAAAGAAATGACAAAAGAAACCGCGCTAAATAATACCTTGCAATCCTTAAAAAAAACAGCCGGCATGACCGATATAACAGGTAGCGGAATTGTCATTACGATTTCCCCGCTTTTTTCTGAAAGCTTAACAGGAGAGCCGATCGAAAATCCGCCTCCGGATTTGCTGAAAAAGCTGATAAATGAACTCAACTCCTACGGTGCAGAGCATATCTCGATTAATGAGCGAAGAGTTGTGAATCATACAGTCATCAGAGATATAAACGGCACTACAAAAATAGACGGATACGCCCTTGACGATTATCCTTTAACAGTAAAAGTGCTTGCCAAAGATCCGGACATGTTACACAGCAGAGTGAAGGGGTCAGGCCTTGAGGATCTTTTTGCATCTGAAAATTTAGCATTAAAAGCCGGTAAATCTGAAAGCAAACTAACATTAAAAGCATATGACAGACCACTGGACGTACAACAGCTGAAACTGCTTAAAGACTGA
- the sbp gene encoding putative integral inner membrane protein (small basic protein) (Evidence 3: Putative function from multiple computational evidences; PubMedId: 1569582, 15849754, 16850406; Product type m: membrane component): protein MWLPVLGLVLGIAIGLMTNLTIPSEYSNYLSLAVLAALDTLIGGIRAHLQGTYDEMVFVSGFFFNIILAISLAFLGVHLGVDLYLAGIFAFGVRLFQNIAVIRRNLLTKWTLSKKNKKNVI from the coding sequence ATGTGGCTGCCCGTGTTGGGACTGGTGCTCGGAATAGCGATTGGACTAATGACAAACTTAACGATACCGAGTGAATACTCAAACTATTTATCGCTTGCGGTGCTTGCCGCACTTGATACATTAATCGGCGGAATCAGGGCGCATTTACAAGGTACATATGATGAAATGGTATTTGTTTCCGGTTTCTTTTTTAATATTATATTGGCAATAAGTTTAGCTTTTCTGGGAGTCCATCTTGGTGTAGACTTGTATTTAGCAGGTATATTCGCATTTGGAGTCAGATTATTTCAGAATATAGCCGTTATCAGAAGAAATCTACTAACAAAGTGGACTCTTTCTAAAAAAAATAAAAAAAATGTGATATAA
- the ftsA gene encoding cell-division protein essential for Z-ring assembly (Evidence 1a: Function from experimental evidences in the studied strain; PubMedId: 12682299, 15153768, 16159787, 16796675, 17015652, 23036588, 24224907; Product type cp: cell process): MNNNELYVSLDIGTSNTKVIVGEMTDDSLNIIGVGNVPSEGLKKGSIVDIDETVHSIRKAFDQAERMVGFPLRKAIVGVNGNYINIQDTNGVVAVSSENKEIQVEDVRRVMEAAQVVSVPHEQLIVDVIPKQFIVDGRDEITDPKKMLGVRLEVEGTLITGSKTILHNLLRCVERAGIEITDICLQPLAAGSAALSKDEKNLGVALIDIGGGSTTIAVFQNGHLTSTRVIPLGGENITKDISIGLRTSTEEAERVKKQLGHAYYDEASEDEIFEVTVIGTNQKQTFTQQEAANIIEARVEEILEIVSEELRSMGITDLPGGFVLTGGQAAMPGVMSLAQDVLQNNVRVASPNYIGVRDPQYMTGVGLIQFACRNARIQGRKIGFKMPEEAIQEIAVSSSEEQEQHHHQNEVQQRPKGKQKTQAEHNKQSKMKKLLSMFWE, encoded by the coding sequence ATGAACAACAATGAACTTTACGTCAGTCTTGACATCGGTACGTCCAATACAAAAGTGATCGTCGGAGAAATGACAGATGATTCCCTTAATATTATCGGTGTGGGAAATGTACCGTCTGAAGGGTTGAAAAAAGGCTCAATCGTTGATATAGATGAGACCGTTCATTCTATAAGAAAAGCGTTTGACCAAGCTGAAAGAATGGTAGGTTTTCCGCTTAGAAAAGCTATTGTCGGCGTTAATGGAAATTATATCAATATTCAAGATACAAACGGTGTTGTAGCAGTTTCCAGTGAAAATAAAGAAATTCAGGTTGAAGATGTACGCCGTGTCATGGAGGCGGCACAGGTTGTTTCCGTACCGCATGAACAGCTGATTGTTGACGTCATTCCTAAACAGTTTATCGTAGATGGAAGAGATGAAATCACCGACCCGAAAAAAATGCTGGGTGTGCGTTTAGAAGTAGAGGGCACCTTGATCACCGGTTCAAAAACAATCTTACATAACTTACTCCGCTGCGTTGAAAGAGCTGGTATTGAAATAACTGATATTTGCCTTCAGCCGCTGGCAGCCGGTTCTGCTGCATTATCAAAGGACGAGAAAAACCTTGGTGTGGCTCTCATTGATATAGGGGGAGGGTCAACAACCATTGCCGTATTCCAGAACGGACATCTCACTTCTACCCGTGTCATTCCTCTCGGAGGCGAAAATATCACCAAAGATATCTCCATCGGATTGAGAACGTCAACAGAAGAAGCAGAACGCGTGAAAAAGCAACTTGGACATGCCTACTATGACGAAGCCTCGGAAGATGAAATATTTGAGGTAACCGTTATAGGCACCAATCAAAAACAAACATTTACACAGCAAGAAGCAGCGAATATCATTGAAGCGAGAGTAGAGGAAATTCTTGAAATTGTTTCAGAAGAGCTTCGCAGTATGGGAATTACCGATCTGCCGGGAGGCTTCGTGCTGACAGGAGGACAAGCAGCTATGCCGGGTGTCATGTCTTTGGCACAGGATGTGCTGCAAAACAATGTCAGAGTGGCAAGCCCGAATTATATCGGTGTAAGAGATCCTCAATATATGACGGGAGTGGGCCTGATCCAATTCGCCTGCCGGAATGCAAGAATCCAAGGCAGAAAAATAGGCTTTAAGATGCCTGAAGAAGCGATACAGGAAATCGCAGTCTCATCATCTGAGGAACAAGAGCAGCATCATCACCAAAATGAGGTGCAGCAGCGGCCAAAAGGAAAACAAAAAACACAAGCCGAACATAATAAACAGAGCAAAATGAAAAAACTATTAAGCATGTTTTGGGAATAG